Within Roseisolibacter agri, the genomic segment CCTCGTCGCTGCGCCGGGTCGTGACCGCGACGCGCCCGCCGGCGGCCGTGTGGCGGACCGCGTTCTCGACGAGGTTGCTGACGACCTGCCGCACGGCCGTCGGGTCCGCGTGCAGGACCGTCGCGTCGGGCGCGGGCGCGATCTCGAGCGCGACCCCCTTCTTCGCGGCCACGCTCTGCACCGCGGCCGTCGCCTCCGCGCTCGCCTCCTCGACGTCGACCTCCTCCGGCGCCGGGCGCCAGCGTCCGCTCTCGATGCGCGAGAGGTCGAGCAGGTCGTCGACGATGCGCTGCATGCGCGACGCGTTCGCCAGCACGGTCTGCGCGAACTGCTGCCGCTGCTCCAGCGTCAGCTGCTCGTCCTCGACCAGCGTCTCGGCGAAGCCGGCGACGACGGTGAGCGGCGTCTTCAGCTCGTGCGAGACGTTGGCGACGAAGTCGCGGCGCACGTTCTCCAGCCGTCGCAGCGGCGTCAGGTCCAGCAGCGCGAGCACCGCGCCGCCGGCGGGCAGCGGCCGCGCGGTGAGCGCGAGCACGCGGCCGTTGACGCGGATCTCCTCGGTGGGCGTCGCGGCGCCCGCCAGCGCCTCGCCGAGCGCGGCCCGCAGTGGGCGAAGACGCGGGAGCCGGTCGATGGAGAAGGGGACCGGGTCGCGCAGCTCCAGCAGCTGCTGCGCGACCGCGTTCACGCGCACCACGCGCTGCCGCGCGTCCACCGCCACGACGCCCTCGGTCAGCGCCTCGGTGAGCGCGACCATCAGCGCCTGCTCGGTACCCAGCGCCGCCAGGCGCGCCTCCAGCTGCTCGGCCAGCACGCGCACGGCGTCGGCCAGGTCGCCCACCTCACCCGGCGCGGAGAGCGCGGGGCGGCGCGAGAGATCGCCGGCGGCGAGCGCGCGCGTGACGTCGCGCAGCTCGGCCACCGGGCGCGAGACGTTGCGCGAGAAGAGCGCCGCGAGGCCGAGCGCGACCACCATCGCGATCGCGCCGGCCGTGAACACCTCGCCGCGGCTGCGGGCGAAGATCGCGTCCACGGCGCGCGTGCTGACCGACACGCGCGCCACCCCGCCGGGGGCGCGCACGGCGACGTAGAGCTCCTCGTCGCCGGCCGATCGGCTGGGGCGGCGCGCGACGCCCACGCCCTCGCGCAGCGCCTGCA encodes:
- a CDS encoding sensor histidine kinase translates to MADEVPHAAPRGMKLTARLLLGAAMVVAVLLLVVLAVLDYRLRTEVQSGLREQLTREARLVRVQWTPAVAPDAMADAAGEALGHRVTLIAADGRVLGDSEFDDGALAALENHATRPEVVQALREGVGVARRPSRSAGDEELYVAVRAPGGVARVSVSTRAVDAIFARSRGEVFTAGAIAMVVALGLAALFSRNVSRPVAELRDVTRALAAGDLSRRPALSAPGEVGDLADAVRVLAEQLEARLAALGTEQALMVALTEALTEGVVAVDARQRVVRVNAVAQQLLELRDPVPFSIDRLPRLRPLRAALGEALAGAATPTEEIRVNGRVLALTARPLPAGGAVLALLDLTPLRRLENVRRDFVANVSHELKTPLTVVAGFAETLVEDEQLTLEQRQQFAQTVLANASRMQRIVDDLLDLSRIESGRWRPAPEEVDVEEASAEATAAVQSVAAKKGVALEIAPAPDATVLHADPTAVRQVVSNLVENAVRHTAAGGRVAVTTRRSDEGIWLSVRDTGIGIAPEHLPRVFERFYRVDPGRSREAGGTGLGLAIVRHLVEAHGGRIHAESEVGHGTTIEALFPEVAEG